The following proteins come from a genomic window of Vallitaleaceae bacterium 9-2:
- the secA gene encoding preprotein translocase subunit SecA — translation MGIIEKIFGTHSERELKRIYPIVDQIEALEPKMIDLTDEELKAKTEEFRGRIHEGEALDSIMVEAFAVVREAAKRVLGLRPYRVQLVGAVVLHQGRIAEMKTGEGKTLVAPIAAYLNALEGKGVHVVTVNDYLATRDAEWMGEVFNFLGLTVGVIVNGLNHEERQAAYRCDITYGTNNEFGFDYLRDNMVIFEREMVQRPLNYAIIDEVDSVLIDEARTPLIISGSSSKSTHLYQQAHMLAQRLKEGRVLGEVTKLSALLNEDIEEEGDYVIDEKTKNATLTADGVKRVEEYFQIDNLADPENMEIQHHINLALKALKLMHRDKDYVIKDDEIVIVDEFTGRLMPGRRYSNGLHQAIEAKENVKVKRESKTLATITFQNYFNRYEKKSGMTGTALTEEEEFRSIYGMDVIVIPTNRPIARKDHNDVVYKSVAEKYRAIAKEVVASHQKGQPVLVGTVSIESSEDLSKTLKREGVPHKVLNAKFHEREAEIVAQAGQLGAVTIATNMAGRGTDIKLGEGVKEAGGLKIIGTERHESRRIDNQLRGRAGRQGDPGESRFFISLEDELMRLFGSDKMKNTVERLGLPDDEPISAGILSNRIEDAQRKVEGNNFGIRKRLLDYDQVMNEQREIIYEERLKVLKGESMRSIILKMVDDIIERNVNAHSNGMDHMDEWDLMGLRESLTKIIPFPNFNFDEKTRDTMTKEKFIELLQELAHKMYEAKEKEFDEPEMMREPERVILLRAIDQKWMDHIDNMDQMRQGINLVAFGQRDPLVEYKLVGFDMFDDMIESIQEDTVRILYRIAPRNKIERERVAKNISTNRGEEAAKKTVKHTGRKLGRNELCHCGSGKKYKQCHGPSENYNYRIEE, via the coding sequence ATAGAAGCGTTAGAGCCGAAAATGATTGATTTGACCGATGAAGAGTTAAAGGCAAAAACAGAAGAATTCCGTGGACGTATCCATGAAGGAGAAGCACTGGATTCTATTATGGTTGAAGCATTTGCGGTTGTTCGAGAAGCGGCAAAGAGAGTTTTAGGATTACGACCATACAGAGTACAGTTGGTCGGAGCTGTTGTCTTACATCAAGGGCGTATTGCAGAGATGAAAACAGGTGAAGGTAAAACATTAGTTGCGCCTATCGCGGCATATTTAAATGCACTCGAAGGAAAAGGTGTACATGTTGTAACCGTCAATGATTATCTTGCTACACGTGATGCTGAATGGATGGGAGAAGTATTTAATTTTCTAGGGTTAACAGTTGGTGTTATTGTCAACGGATTAAATCACGAAGAACGACAAGCTGCGTACCGTTGCGACATTACCTATGGAACGAATAATGAATTTGGTTTTGACTACTTACGGGATAATATGGTTATATTTGAACGAGAGATGGTTCAAAGACCGTTAAACTATGCAATCATCGATGAGGTTGACTCCGTATTAATTGATGAAGCAAGAACACCGTTGATAATATCTGGAAGCAGTAGCAAGTCAACACACCTATATCAACAAGCACACATGCTTGCTCAGCGTTTAAAAGAAGGGCGAGTATTAGGAGAAGTAACCAAATTAAGCGCACTTCTTAATGAAGACATTGAAGAAGAAGGCGACTACGTTATCGATGAGAAAACGAAAAATGCTACGCTGACAGCAGATGGTGTGAAGCGGGTTGAAGAGTATTTTCAAATTGATAACTTAGCGGATCCGGAAAATATGGAAATACAGCACCATATTAATCTTGCATTAAAGGCATTAAAATTAATGCACCGAGATAAAGACTATGTCATCAAAGACGATGAAATAGTCATTGTTGATGAATTTACAGGGCGTTTAATGCCGGGGCGACGTTACTCCAATGGTCTGCATCAAGCGATTGAAGCCAAGGAAAATGTGAAGGTTAAACGGGAAAGTAAGACACTAGCAACGATTACATTCCAAAATTACTTCAACCGTTATGAAAAAAAATCAGGTATGACAGGTACGGCGTTAACGGAAGAAGAAGAGTTCCGTTCCATCTATGGTATGGATGTTATCGTCATACCAACGAACCGTCCGATTGCAAGAAAAGACCACAATGATGTGGTATATAAAAGTGTTGCAGAAAAATATCGTGCCATTGCAAAAGAAGTGGTTGCAAGCCATCAAAAAGGGCAACCTGTTCTTGTGGGAACGGTCAGTATAGAGTCATCAGAAGATTTAAGTAAAACCCTAAAACGCGAAGGCGTTCCACATAAAGTATTAAATGCAAAGTTTCATGAGCGAGAGGCTGAAATTGTTGCACAAGCTGGACAGCTCGGCGCGGTAACCATTGCGACAAATATGGCGGGACGTGGTACCGACATCAAGCTTGGAGAAGGGGTTAAAGAAGCAGGAGGCCTTAAAATTATTGGTACAGAGCGTCATGAGTCACGACGTATTGATAATCAGCTTCGAGGACGTGCAGGACGTCAAGGGGATCCAGGTGAATCACGCTTCTTCATTTCTTTGGAAGATGAATTGATGCGCCTATTTGGTTCAGACAAAATGAAAAATACAGTCGAACGTTTAGGATTACCGGATGATGAACCAATATCAGCGGGAATTCTATCTAACCGTATTGAAGATGCTCAACGTAAAGTGGAGGGCAATAACTTTGGTATACGTAAACGTTTATTAGACTATGACCAAGTCATGAATGAGCAACGTGAGATTATCTATGAAGAACGGTTAAAAGTTCTTAAAGGCGAAAGTATGCGTTCAATCATTTTAAAAATGGTTGATGATATTATAGAACGTAATGTTAATGCCCATTCGAATGGTATGGATCATATGGATGAGTGGGATTTAATGGGACTTCGAGAATCCTTGACAAAAATCATTCCGTTCCCAAATTTTAACTTTGATGAAAAAACCCGAGATACCATGACAAAAGAAAAATTCATCGAGTTATTGCAAGAGCTTGCACATAAAATGTATGAAGCCAAAGAAAAAGAATTCGATGAACCGGAGATGATGCGTGAACCTGAACGGGTAATACTACTTCGTGCAATCGATCAAAAGTGGATGGACCATATTGATAATATGGATCAAATGCGCCAAGGAATCAATTTAGTGGCATTTGGACAAAGAGATCCGCTAGTTGAATATAAACTTGTTGGCTTTGATATGTTTGATGATATGATTGAAAGTATTCAAGAAGATACTGTGCGTATACTTTATCGTATTGCACCACGTAACAAAATTGAACGTGAACGTGTTGCTAAGAACATATCCACAAATCGTGGTGAAGAAGCTGCGAAAAAAACAGTAAAGCACACAGGTAGAAAACTAGGAAGAAATGAACTGTGCCATTGTGGTAGCGGTAAAAAATATAAGCAGTGTCATGGTCCTTCAGAAAATTATAATTACCGTATAGAAGAATAA
- the prfB gene encoding peptide chain release factor 2 (programmed frameshift) — MLALEQLKQELQKYEVKLDEMSVSLDLFNVKIKIETIENEMAREDFWDDPEKSQEEMKALKGLKDKVASFEQLSEAYDDAQTMISIAEEEDDEGLVEEIKSMAERFFKQYETLRIDTLLSGPYDRNNAIVSLHAGAGGTESCDWVSMLYRMYLKWADKKEYKTEVLDYLDGDEAGIKSVTFQISGENAYGYLKAEKGVHRLVRISPFDSSGRRHTSFASCDVLPEIDDSIELDIPDDELRIDTYRASGAGGQHINKTDSAIRITHIPTNTVVQCQNERSQHKNKDKAMSMLKAKLLELKQIEQQEEMKEIRGEVKEIGWGSQIRSYVMHPYNMVKDHRTSVETGNVNAVMDGDIDAFINGYLIWLTTDQ, encoded by the exons ATGTTAGCTTTAGAACAACTCAAGCAAGAATTGCAAAAGTATGAAGTGAAATTAGATGAAATGAGTGTTTCACTT GACTTATTTAATGTTAAAATAAAAATAGAAACGATAGAAAATGAAATGGCTCGTGAAGATTTTTGGGATGATCCTGAAAAGTCACAAGAAGAGATGAAGGCGTTGAAGGGGCTTAAAGATAAGGTGGCGTCCTTTGAACAGCTTTCAGAGGCCTATGACGATGCACAAACAATGATTAGCATCGCAGAAGAAGAGGATGACGAAGGCTTGGTTGAAGAAATTAAGTCTATGGCAGAACGCTTTTTTAAGCAATATGAAACCCTTCGCATTGATACGTTGCTCTCAGGTCCGTATGACCGTAACAATGCAATTGTGTCTCTTCATGCAGGTGCAGGTGGAACAGAGTCCTGTGATTGGGTGAGTATGCTCTATCGTATGTATTTAAAGTGGGCAGATAAAAAAGAATATAAAACAGAAGTTCTGGACTATTTAGATGGAGATGAAGCAGGGATTAAATCGGTGACCTTTCAGATATCCGGTGAAAATGCCTATGGATATCTAAAAGCGGAAAAAGGGGTTCACCGCTTGGTGCGAATCTCTCCCTTTGACTCCTCAGGAAGACGCCATACGTCATTTGCATCCTGTGATGTTCTCCCGGAGATAGATGACTCTATTGAACTAGACATTCCCGATGATGAACTACGTATAGATACCTATCGGGCAAGTGGTGCCGGAGGCCAGCACATTAATAAAACGGATTCAGCAATACGTATAACCCATATTCCAACCAATACGGTAGTACAATGTCAAAATGAACGTTCACAACATAAAAATAAAGATAAAGCAATGTCCATGCTTAAAGCAAAGCTATTAGAACTTAAGCAAATTGAGCAACAAGAAGAAATGAAAGAAATTCGCGGCGAAGTCAAAGAAATCGGTTGGGGAAGTCAAATCCGTTCATATGTCATGCATCCGTATAATATGGTCAAAGATCATAGAACGAGTGTGGAGACCGGCAATGTTAATGCCGTTATGGATGGTGATATTGATGCATTTATCAATGGATATTTAATTTGGCTAACAACAGATCAATAA
- a CDS encoding chemotaxis protein CheW, whose amino-acid sequence MASLQQVIFKLDHEEYGLNIMQVNGIEKYQEVVKVPNSPKYIEGIINLRGEVLPIYSLRKKFNLEEKEINEDTKIIVVNTNDMMIGFVVDSVSEILQIEEDSIEQAPKIVTGVNRKYIKSVAKQEERMIILIDIDLIVSDEEKAELEEVIVEA is encoded by the coding sequence ATGGCTTCATTACAGCAAGTAATTTTCAAACTTGATCATGAGGAATATGGTTTGAATATTATGCAGGTTAATGGTATTGAGAAGTATCAAGAAGTTGTTAAGGTACCAAACTCACCTAAATATATTGAAGGGATTATCAACCTTAGAGGCGAGGTATTACCAATCTATAGTTTAAGAAAAAAATTTAATCTTGAAGAAAAAGAGATTAATGAAGACACAAAAATCATCGTTGTTAATACCAATGACATGATGATAGGATTTGTTGTGGACTCTGTTTCCGAGATTTTACAGATTGAAGAAGATAGTATTGAACAGGCGCCTAAAATTGTAACAGGAGTTAATCGTAAATATATCAAAAGCGTTGCAAAACAAGAAGAACGCATGATTATATTAATTGACATTGATCTTATTGTTTCGGATGAAGAAAAAGCAGAACTCGAAGAAGTTATAGTGGAAGCTTAA
- a CDS encoding ACT domain-containing protein, whose protein sequence is MPDNAKYYILKKKALPEVFLKVVEAKALIEREKAITVQEAVDLVGISRSSFYKYKDCIFPFFDNGRGSVVTFAVKVDDEPGLLSTVIEKIAEAKANILTINQSIPINGVANLTISIEILPETLDVEALIDSIEMFEGIHHVKILARE, encoded by the coding sequence ATGCCGGATAATGCAAAATACTATATTTTAAAGAAGAAAGCGCTACCAGAAGTGTTTTTAAAAGTTGTTGAAGCAAAAGCTTTAATCGAAAGAGAAAAAGCAATAACAGTACAAGAGGCAGTAGACCTTGTTGGTATTAGTCGTAGTTCTTTCTACAAATATAAGGATTGTATTTTTCCCTTCTTTGACAATGGACGAGGAAGCGTCGTAACATTTGCCGTTAAAGTAGATGATGAACCTGGGTTGTTATCTACGGTTATTGAAAAAATTGCTGAGGCAAAAGCCAACATATTAACAATTAATCAGTCGATACCGATTAACGGAGTGGCAAACTTGACAATAAGCATCGAGATATTACCAGAGACATTAGATGTTGAAGCACTGATTGATTCAATTGAAATGTTTGAAGGTATACATCACGTCAAAATATTAGCAAGGGAGTAA